TTTCATTTTCGTTGATCCAGGGGCTTACATCGACAATTTTGCTCAATGCGTCGGTATTCTTGTCATAGACATAGTAAGTGCCTAACGAACGGTCGCTATATGTGCGGATCATAAACCTATCTTCATTATCTGTTTCCGATGAAACAGCGAATTCATATCCGGCCAGCTTCTTTTCAAGATTTTGCATCATATTCCTGGATTCTTCATCAAAGTAATGCCGCTGTGTTTTATCCGATTCATAAGTGACATAGGTAAGCACTTTTCTTTTCTTGGAGTATTGCACACCATCGAGGTCATAGCCAGGATTCTCATAGAGTACCTCAACCTCTTTCCCGTTTTTTATGTCGAAAACGATTACAGCCAGCATATCGCGTCCGAGATTTGACAAGGCAAACACATTCTTATTATCGAAAGTAAACATGACCGGAGCCATAGTTTCTTTAAAGCTGGTGGTCAGGATAGGTTTAAATTCGTCCTTTTCTGTTTCACGATAGAGAACCTGGTTATTGACACCATCCACTATAGCAATGGCGGCACGCAGTTTAGCTTCATGGTCAAAAATCCATTGCTGGATGTTACCGGGATTCTCGGCCAGTTGTTTCATTTGGCCTGTCTTGACATTCAAACGGTAAGGATCAAAAACCTGAGGATCTCTTTTGTTCATGCCGATGATCACATCATCAGGAAACTCAGGCAAGTCATCGATGATCTGTGTCCTGACGCCCTCAAAGGGAGTATAACAGGTCAGATTTGAGCCATCGGCGTTAACGCCATATAACCTGAAATTTTCATCACCGCCCTGATCTTTCAGGTAGAGAATATAATTATCATTAGCCCAGAAATAACCGGCAATATCACGGTCGGTTTCACTGGTCAGCCTAATAGCTGAATCGGCACCAATCTTCTGAACAAAGATATTCATGCGCTTCTCGTAGGGTGCTTTAAATGAAAAATAGGTCCCTCCCGGAGAAATCTTATAACTGGATTTCTCAGGATTTTTAAAGAAATCTTCCAGCGGAATAAGCGGGGCTTTCACAATCTTTGGCTGTTGATTGCAACCAGAAAATACAAATAGTGCCATAATTATTACAATTAATGACATTGACAAGGTTTTTAGCTTCATGAATTAATAAATTTTTAGGATTAATAATAAAGTGAATAACCATCAAAAGTATGAAAAATTACTAAACTTTATAGCAAACTTTTCAGATTATCTTTCTTCTTCTTTCTTTGTCTGCCACACAATGAAAGCAAAGAAAAGTAATCGCCTTAGGGTTTGCAGGCGGGGCACCCACTGGGCGAAGATTCCGTACCTCTTTATCCGTATCAAAAATCTCAAAATTTTCACCATACCGAAATTTAAGCCAATTTTGTATTGTTATGTTTAACTGATTTGTGGTATTCTGAATGAAAGATCTCACAACGGGAAATGAGGGCAAACTGATTCTGAACTTTACAGTTCCGATGTTGCTTGGAAATATCTTCCAGCAAATGTATAACATCATTAACGCCATTGTTGTTGGCAAGTTCATCGGAAAACAGGCACTGGCTGCTGTGGGGGCATCATTCCCAATCATATTTTCACTTATTTCACTGGCTATTGGCATTGCCACCGGCGCAACTATTGTCATTGCGCAATATTTCGGGGCAAAAGACCTCCGGAATGTACGGCGAACGATTGACACACTATATATTTTCATTTTCATTGCATCAATCATTATCACCATTTTGGGTATCGCACTGAGCGAACCTATTTTCAAACTGATAAAACTGCCTGAAGATGTTCTGCCCCAGGCAAAATTATATCTGAATATCTATTTTACCGGGATGATCTTCTTTTTTGGATTTAATGCTACGAGTGCCATACTCAGAGGCCTCGGCGATTCAAGGACACCTCTTTATTTCCTGGTACTTGCCACTATCACGAACATCATTTTCGATCTGATTTTTGTACTTGTTTTCAAATGGGGAATCGCCGGTGTGGCCATATCTACCGTTATCTCGCAGGGTGGTGTATTTATAGCGGCAATCCTCTATCTGAACAGGACTCATGAGCTTATAAGATTCTCCATCCGGAAAATGGAATTTGACAGGGCTATCTTTAAAAAAAGTTTCAACATAGGCTTTCCTGTAGGATTTCAACAGGCTTTTGTAGCTTTAAGCATGATGGCGATGTTCTGGATCGTCAATCCTTTTGGCACCAATGCGAGTGCGGCATACAGTGTGGCTGTGAGAATTGATTCTTTCGCATCGCTGCCTGCCATGAACCTGGCTATGGCTTTGGCTACTTTTGTCGGACAGAACCTGGGTGCCAACAGGATCGACAGGGTCAAAAAGGGCTTTCATGCCACTATTCTGATGTCAGCCGCCATATCGCTCTTCATGACCTTACTTATCACCATATTCCGGCATCCTCTGATGACTCTGTTTACCTCTGATGCACAGGTAATCGAAATCGGTGAAACATATCTCCTGATTGTGAGTTCGTTTTATATTGTTTTCTCAACGATGTTTGTGGTGGGGGGAGTAATGCGCGGTGCTGGCGACACGCTTATACCCATGTTCATCACCCTCTTTGTCCTGTGGATAGTGCGAATTCCCGTTTCCTACTGGCTGAGCCGGGGAACAGGGGTTACCGGCATCTGGTGGGGCATTCCTGTTGCATGGCTTCTTGGATTGGGATTATCTTATTCCTATTATCTCACAGGAAGATGGAAGACGAAGGTAATTGTAAATCGAAAAAAGTATATGTAAAATTTAAAATTTAACTTGCAAATTTTAGGTTTTACATTTTCACTTTTCAATAGTATCAACGTATTCCAGGTTTCTGCATGGATCAAACCTTTTGTGCCTCTGCTCACTGCAGCCAAATGTCTTGACCAGAGAGAATTCGTATCCGCCTTTGAATCCGGATGCAGGATTCAGCCGGGATATGTTGGCATCATAACTGCACATAAAAATCAGCCCATTATAATCAATTCCTGCGAGGGGTATGATATCTCCGGAGATTCGAACCCATAATCCTCCGATAAGCTTTATATCCATTAAATGGTAATTCAGATTGCTACCGACAATGATCTCCTTTGAGGATGCCATGAGTGATAGCAGGAATCCAGGATTTATATCCATGATTTCATTCAACGAATGCAGAGCCAGACCATGGAAAACCCAGTTCCAGTCCAGCCGGCTTGATGAATTATCAAGGAACGTGACAACCGGATTATTGATATGACGCAGGCTTGATCCTGCAATTACCTTTGTCCCGTAAGATAATTTGAAGTTAACCAGCACACCGGCATTGAAATCCGTATAACTCGCCGAGGCTCTTTGCAGAATGTTAGAGGGACCGGGTGGTTGACCGTTGATGATATTTATGGTATTTGAGGGCGTTAAAAACTTATCTGGATTGATATTTTTTGTCACGCGTCCCACTCCAAAGCCTAAACTGGCCAGAAACGTCTTTCGCTTATTGAAGCTCATGGTATAAGCGAAATATCCCATGGCATGGGTGGTTTTTAGTTCCACCTCCCCGGCTTTGTCAGAATAAAACGTAATTCCAAGGCCAAACCAGCTGTTCCTGGTAAATGAGGGCCATATTCGCCCGTCAATCACAGCCGACTGGGTGACATAGGGAGTGCTGATACTGCTACCCTGTGACCTGTAATCGATGCCGGCGAAAATACGACATCCGGAGTTGCCTGAGAATGCCGGATTTAACAGTAACGGATTAGCCCAAAACTGCGAAAAATGAATATCCTGGCTTTGCACCGATATGACCAACAACATTATTAGTATGAAGGCTATGAGTCTTTTCATAAGTGACGTTTTATCGGATGAGGGTGATGTCGCCCTTTTTTTCAATTGTGCCCCCAGACAGACATTGCGCTTTTAAATAATACATATAAACATCCATAGGCTGATCGATACCTTTATAGGTACCATCCCATCCTATGCCCTGATCCTTAGTCCTGAAGACCATTTCACCCTGGCGGTTGAAAATCATAAAATCAAGATTGTCGATACCGGCGCCAAAAACTTTTATTTCATTATCCGGTGGTTTATCAGGTGCAAAAACATTAGGTACAAGTATCTCAGTGCATTCCACACCAATAAATATTTCATCCGACGACTGACAACCCGCCTGATCAACGGTCACATTGATGGTCATGTTCTGGGTGATGTTGTTGATAGTAATAGTCTGAGAAGTTTCGCCGGTAGACCAGGAATAATTTGCACCGGGATTTTGTGCATCCAGGGTGATACTGCCATCATAGGGCACAACCATTTTAGGGTCAAGGTTAACCACAGGATATGGATTTACGATGACCACAAATGTATCTTTGATGGCAATAAGCGGTGTAAACGAGATATCATCGAGGGCAAAGTCATTGCCCTTAGGTTCAAGGTGACGGTTTACAATGCTGATGGTAGCCGTTGTATTTGTGCCGGAAGGCCAAAGGATATAAAACTGCATCCATTGACAATTATCATTGGTAGTCTGCATTAAATCACCTAAGGGTGAACCATTAATTGAAAACTGTAATAAGGGCCACCTCAAAGGATCAGTTTCATATTTGAGAACATTTTGCAGCCAGGCAGAAAAAGCGTATGTAGCACCGGGCTCGACATTGGAAACTGTCTCACTCCAAACAGACGTATAACCAGCACTGTCACCATTTACAATCATCATCATCCCGTTACCTGAAGTATGATCGACACAGGGTGACCAGTCGTGATGAAAAAATGAGGGATTATTTGATACAGTGTAAGTTGCCTCGGAGGTTAAATCATCGGTCCGATATTGATATGCACTGGTGAATGCCGTATCGCCGGCTTCAAAATTTCCATTAGTGATAAGTTCGCGTGTGGTATCGGGCACCCATGTATATCGGATATATCTTGTTGTCACTGCAGGCGATACCACAAGACTGGGAAGGGTATCATTCATAGTTCCGGTTGAAGACTCCCATGAATAAAATAATCCCGGTGGATAACTGTTCAGTGTGGCCTGTTCGCCTATGCAAATCATTACGGTATCAGCCTGCCCAAGTGAAAACAACGGCAAGAGTAATATTAAAAAGGTCAGACAGTAAAACCTCCTCATAATATTAAATTAAAAATCAAAAATAAAAATGTAAAAAAACATATATTAAAAATTAAAAAGAAATTATTCGAATCATTATAAATAATTAATTACCAATCTATTATTAAACAAATTCCGATTGAATTAATAATATAAAAAACAGAAATTCCTGTTTTTTATATTTGATTTGTATCTTTAATTTTTCAATTTTGATTTTTGATCTATTCAGCTTCATCCTCAAAATACTCGTACTCGTACCTGATAAAATAATTCTGACTCATTCCTTTTCCCTGGCCGTCAATGAACACGTGTGATTCGGTCAACCGGTTATCCTCATTGTATGTCCTTTCCACCCTGTTCAGCAATTCATCATCATCATTATATTCTTCCTGCAGAATGATATTTCCAGCCTGGTCATACGAATGATGTGTCGTGTTTACACCATACGGTGTTTCTTCAATGATCCGTTTTACACGATCCGTTTCATCCCATTCATAGGTCATTTTTTCGATGAGCTGATCCTTCCCGTTATAACGTAATGTCTTGACCCTTTTTCCGGCCTCATCAAATTTTTGAACTATTGTATGCCTGTGAAAATCGTCGGGATAATGTTCGGTAATTTCCATTAACTGACCCATATCATTATAGGCGTATTCCCTTTCCGATATGAGGCTTTCGTCAGCATCCAGTATCTGGTGGTCGACCAGTTTACCCTTATCATATGAAAATATCTCCATTCCCTCTGGGGAATCAACAGGGTCATCAGCCTGTTTTTTAATCAGATGCCCGTCTTCATCATAATGGTAAAAAATGGTATCCATGGTCTTGTCCTGGTAATGCCGGAACTCTTTCCTGATGACTCCGTTTGCATCCCTTTCAAAGGTCTTATGCTCTGCAATTTCCTCGTCATCCATATATAAAATTGCCTCGATGAGAAAACCATTTTCATCATACCGGTTCTCGGTTTTTTCATCAACCTCTTCAGTCCTGTTAAATTTAATTTCCTTCAGAATATTTCCTTGCCTGTCATAAACCGCTTCATTATATTTGTAGCCAATAACATCCAGCGATTCGGCATTAAGATCTTCGATCACGACATCACTCTTATAAAGGATTACTGATTTGACGGGTCTTGCCATAGCCTTGTTTTTGATGAATAGGTTCGTTTTCCTGGAAAGTTAAAATTACATCAAATTCTCAAAATACAAACCTGCCATGTTTAATTAATTCATTCACACAAAAAATTTAAAGTCATGAAGAAAATCATTTATTGTTTATTATTAACAGGCATTGTCATCATGTTCAGTTGTATGAAAAAACAAAAGATTGACTATCCGCTAACAAAGGCGGATACCATCACTAACACCTACTTTGGTGTTACAGTTCCTGATCCTTACCGTTGGCTGGAAAATGACACAACAAAGGAAACAGCCCAGTGGGTAGAGGAAGAAAACAAAGTCACCTTTGCATATCTTGATAAGATACCTTTTCGGGATAAGCTCAGGGAAAGGATTACCAGCTTATGGAATTACCCCAAATATGGTGTGCCTTTCAGGAAAGGCAGCCATTATTTCTTTTCAAAAAATGATGGATTACAGAACCAGAGCATTTATTATATCCAGGACAGCCTTGGTGGTGAGCCAAGTATTTTGCTTGATCCCAACAAGTTCTCCCAGGATGGCACGATAGCTCTGGCCGGCCTGGCTATTTCCAAGGACGGGAAATATCTTGCCTATGCCACTGCTGAAGCAGGTTCGGACTGGAACAAGATCTACGTCATGGACATTGACACAAAAGAAAAGCTTGCCGACGAGCTCCTGTGGGTCAAATTTTCGGGCATGGCATGGAAGGATGATGGCTTTTATTATAGCCGTTACACGGAACCCAAAGGTGAATCGGAATTATCCTCAAAAAATGAAAATCAAAAAGTCTATTATCATAAGCTCGGCACACCGCAGAGTACAGATGTCCTGATATATGAAAACAAGGAAAATCCGATGCGTATGTATGGCGCTGCTACGACTGAGGATGAGCGTTTTCTTCTCCTTTATGAATCCGAATCGACACAGGGAAATGCACTCTATTATAAAGATTTAGGTAAAAAGGATGGTGAATTTATCCAGCTAGCCCCGGGTTTTGAATTTGAATATGGCGTTGTGGATAATATGGGCGATGAACTCATCATCAGGACCAACGATAGCGCTCCCAGGTATAAATTGATGCTGGTCGATCTGAAAAATCCTGCAATCAACGATTGGAAAGCCATCATTCCTGAAAAGACAGAAGTGCTGGATGGTGTCACTCTGGCCGGCGGAAAGGTTATCGCTCAATACATGAAAGATGCTCAAAGCAAAGCCTACATTTATGATACAAAGGGTACACAGGAAGGAGAGCTGACCTTACCGGGATTGGGAACATTAGCCGGCTTCAGTGGAAGAATTGAGGATGATATCGCCTTTTATCTTTATACCTCCTTTACATTCCCTGCAACGGTTTATAAATATAATGTCCCGCAAAACAGATCGGAGATCTATTATAAGTCTGACATCGATTTTAATCCTGACGACTACGTCACCAAACAGATCTTTTACCAGAGCAAGGATGGAACAAATGTGCCCATGTTTATTGTTCATAAGAAGGATTTAAAACTGGATGGCAAAAATCCTGTGTTTCTATATGGTTATGGCGGATTTAATATCAGCATGACGCCATATTTCAGCATCAGCCGCCTGATATTTCTTGAGAACGGTGGCGTGTATGCCATGCCGAATATCAGGGGCGGAGGAGAATATGGTGAGGAATGGCACAAAGCCGGAACAAAACTGCAAAAGCAGAATGTCTTTGATGATTTTATTGCTGCAGCAGAATACCTTATAAAAGAAAAGTACAGCAATCCATCCAAAATTGCCATATCAGGTGGTTCCAATGGCGGGCTGCTGGTAGGTGCCTGCATGATACAGCGTCCAGATCTCTTTAAAGTGGCTCTTCCGGCTGTTGGCGTTATGGACATGTTGCGCTACCACAAGTTTACCATCGGCTGGGCGTGGGCCAGTGACTATGGAACCAGCGAGGATGATACTGCCATGTTCAACTACCTGTATGGTTATTCACCCCTCCATACTATTAAAGAGGGTGTGAATTACCCGGCCACATTGATCACCACTGCCGATCATGATGACCGTGTGGTGCCGGCGCACTCTTTCAAATTTGCGGCTGCCCTGCAGGCTAAGAACAAGGGAGACAATCCTGTTCTCATCCGGATTGAAACGCGTGCCGGGCATGGTGCCGGAACCCCCACTGCCAAGCTCATCGATGAGGTGACAGATACATGGGCATTTACATTATATAATTTGGGAGTGGTACCAAAATGATAAGTGAATAGATCCTACTGATCATTGATGGGTTCCATCCGGAAAAACATCAGGCCTGCTGAAATCCGGATTAGAAAGAAAAGAATTATCGGTCAGTGTCAGAAGAAATGCTTTCAGGTCAGCTTTTTCGGCCGGCGTCAAGCGGGCACCACCGGTGCTCACATGGTGCATCAGGGGATTTATATATGGCGACCAGACTACACTATCGGAATAAAAATTAATCACTTCATCCAATGTGGCAAACCTTCCATCGTGCATATATGGTCCGGTGAGGGCGATATTTCGCAGCGTTGTCGCCTTGTACGCACCCATATCCGCTGTATTGCCGGTCACATGATAGCGGTCGCGTGTGTCTTCATGGGGTCCTGTAAAGATTGAATCCTTGCCGTTATTATAGAACAGGTTGGTCGTAAACAATGGATTACCGGAGCCTCCGTGGCAGTGAAAGCAGTCACCGCCATACTCCGTTGTAAACAGAACATACCCGCTCAGTTCCGGCTCCGTCAGCTGCTCCTCCCCTCTCATGTACCTGTCAAACTTTGACCCGGAAGATATCAGCGTGCGGATGAACTGTGCTATCGCCTTGCTAATGCGGTCGAATGTTACTACCTCTGAACCGAAGGCCTTTTTGAAGAGTTCCGGGTATCCCGGTAAATTTTGAAACATGGCCTTAACCCTTGTTGTATCGCTATCCATTTCATGTTTCGCGACAATGCCCATCCTGACAATATCTTCCAGCGTCCTGAAATCAGGCTGGGGATTATCCTTGCTTACAAGTCCATTCCATAAATATCCGGTGTTATTCCATACTAGGTTTATGAGGGGCAGCATGACATGTGGAGTTGGCGTTCCGGTAATACCATGGGGATGACCATTAACGAAGACCGGATGGTTAATACCGCATTCGAACGAATTTTCCTGAAGATGACATGTGGAGCACGACATGAGTGAGTCCGGATTGGTCCTTCCCGACAGCCGTCCATCATAAAACAGGTACCTGCCGAGTTCAACACCTTCAACAGTCATCGGATTATCATCCGGAATATTCAGCTCGGAAGGGAAAAATTTTGGAATACTAATTTGATAGGGCGTGGGGTGATATGGTTCTGGAACATCATCCCTGTTACAGGAAAAAAAGGAAATTGAAATGATCAAAAACATCAACAACACATACTTCTCCAGCTGGCGCTCGTTTCCGAACGAGTGCCCGGTTTCAGCGCGTTTGAAACGCGCTACTCTTTTACACGCGTCAAAGACGCGCGCTAGCAATTGAGCCATTTCTGATATGCAATTTTCATTTTTCACTTCTATGGGCCATCACAATAACGCAAACTTGGGTCTAGTATGCATGATTTGAATTACCCCGTGCTTTAGCTCGGGGTCAGAAAAACAACACCAAACCGGACTTTAGTCCAAGACCTTATTTACGACACTATCTAATTCGATGCCTTTGTTTCGGGCTTAAGCCCAAATTTTATTTGTTGCCTGATACCCCGGACTGAAGTCCGGGGCCATTTAACTAATTGTCATTTTTAATTTTTCAATTTTCATTTTTCACTAATAATATGTACTATGCTGAATACATCTTCCTTTCCATTCATGCATGCCATATGCATCCCTTCCTGGTTCTGCATGAGATTCTCACCATAAACTGCAAAATCAAAGATATACGGATTTTGGAACCAGTTTTCGATATTCATGATAATCTGGATTTCTGTCGTTGATCCGTCGTTTATCTTAAAGGCTGATCCCGGCAGGTCGACACGAAAAGCGTTGTGAACAAATCCAATAATGGTGTCATTGTCATAGATCTGGCCAATACCTAAATGCAACATGAACATACTATTGTCAGACATTGTATCATTGCGCCATTTTCCGTTCATCTTCATATAATGGTATCCACCCCCAAGCACTTCGGGCCAGAACATATCCCGTTCAGGCGGATTTACAAACATATTTGACTGATTTTTCACTGAATCGATGCCAAAAGTGAATGACACCGAATTACAAAAACCTTCCGGGATGTCCTTTTCAGTATTCCATGTCATAGTGGAAGGAATATCATTATCCACATAATGTATTCCTTCTGTCCCGTCCAGAAGAAAGTCATTACCGTCGGCCATGTGTAATGTGATGTCCGAAATAAAATACTGTACCTCTGTCACCATATAATGATTACCTGCAGCATTGGTATATTTCATGGTATCAATTTGTAATGGGGCATCATCCACAAAATGTGCAAAGGTCAATACCATTTTGCCGGAGCCGGTAATTTCATCCTTCTTGCACGACTGGAGGAACAGAAAGCCGAAAAGAAGGAGATAGAGGTAATAAGGAAGTTTAATTTTAATCATTTTCTGAGTTATTGGCCTCACCCCCCGTTCCTCCCGCTTTTCAGCGGGACAGGCTCTCTCCCGTGGGAGAGGGGGTGAAGGGGGTGAGGTGGTTTGCTTACATATAAACGCCGATCAGGTAAAATTATGTTATTTTTGTCAAAAAAAATCGGGATGAAACTAAAAATTGGGGATAAGGTTAAGTTTCTGAACCAGAGTGGCGGCGGCATCGTATCCAAAGTCATCAGCAGCAACATGGTCCATGTGGCCATCGAAGATGGTTTTGATATACCCACTATGGCCAGTGAACTGGTAAAAATTGAAGATGATGATCCTTTGGCTGGTTACTATGGTGGATTTTCTGCAGTGACACCGCCTAAAAAGGCGGATAGCGCTGCGGATATGGATTATTATAACCGAATCACGGCTCTGGTAAAATATCCGTCCAAGCCCGATTTTCAGCCTGGCCTCTACCTGGCATTTGTTCCACATGATCAGAAATGGCTTTTGACCGGATTATTGGATATTTATGTGATAAATTATACTGATTTCGAAATACTGTACAGCTACTTTCTGAAAGAGCAAAGCGGATCATGGGCAGGCATCGATTATGATGTCATAACCGAAAGATCCAAATGTTTGCTGGAGACTATTAAACGGGAAGATATTGAACATTGGTCTGAAGGGGTTGTCCAATTTCTTTTTCATAAGGACCGGCATGTGTCAGTCCTTGAACCTGTCAGTGCAACATACAGGATAAAACCGGCGAAATTTTACAAAGAAGTTCATTACACCGAGTCGTCGTTTCTTTCCGAAAGGGCGGTCATCATTAGATTATCCCTGCTGACCGAAACACCAATAGTTCCTCCTGAAGAAAAAAAAGAGGCAGATTCTGCTCCGAAAATTTCCCAGAAGGATATATCTTCTGCACCAGTAATGCCGGAAAGCCTGATAGATAAACACCGCATAGCAGCGCGCACCGCTGAAGTTGACCTGCATATATCCGCATTGGTTGATGATTATTCCCACCTTAAAAATCATGAAATCCTAAAAATCCAGACCGAATATTTTATCAGATGCCTCGAAAGCGCCATTGAAAGCCATTATAATAAAATCTACTTCATATATGGTGTCGGCAATGGCACATTGAAAGCCAGGGTGCAGGAATATCTGAAAGACTATAATGAGAGCCTGGAATACAGGGATGCACCTTATGATAAATATGGAACAGGTGCGGTTGAGGTGGTCATCAGGGAAAATTTATAAAACAGTGTTGCACTTATGGATTGAAGCTACCAAATAATCTTTTGTCGTATTTCATTCTAACATTAAGTTTGATTGTTGTAATTTTGGAGTATAATTTAGCTTATGATTCCACAAGATGATAAATTGATTAAGATCAAGAAGAGCATTTTAAGCTTTTTCCCGGATTGCAAAATCATCTTATTTGGCTCCAGGGCAAAAGACAACTATGATGAAAAAAGCGATTATGATCTGGTCATTATCGTACCCATTAATTATGAGACAAAGGTTAAACTGAATTTTCAGGCATCATTACGACAAGCCCTTGCCAAACTGAAAATACCTGCTGATATACTCATCCAATCTGAATCAGAGTTTGAAGCTCATAAAAATTTGAATGGTCATATCATTAAAGAGGTAGCAAAAGAAGGTATACTGATATGATATTTGATAAGAAGGAATTTGTAAAGCAGTGGATTGAAAAGGCCAAAGAAGATAAACTGGTCATCGAAAGGATGACAGTACCTGAAATATTGGCTCCTGCTGCTGTTTGTTTTCACTGTCAGCAAATGGTTGAGAAATACTTGAAAGCCTTATTTGATTACTAAGGTTTCGGTCAACCTTTTCTCCGTACTTTCGCTCAATCGGCCATCGGCAATCGGCAATCGCCTAATCAAGATAGTAACTCTTTAGCTCGCGTCACAGAGGCGTACCAGCAAGGGGGACTATTCCCACCTTAAAAATCATGAAATCCTAAAAATTCAGACCGATTATTTTATCAGATGCCTCGAAAGTGCCATTGAAAACCATTATAATAAAATCTATTTCATCCATGGCATAGGCAATGGCACATTGAAAGCCAAGGTACAGGATTATCTGAAAGACTATAATGAGAGCCTGGAATACAGGGATGCTCCTTATGATAAATATGGAACAGGCGCGGTTGAGGTGGTTATAAGGGAAAATTTATGAAGACAGTGTTGAACTTACAAGTTGAATATACCTTTATCTGCAAATAACATAGATCTGTCTTTAATACTTATTTTTTCCGTAATTTGCAGATAAAATCCTAAATAGTTGTGCTCAATAGTTCCAAGATTTTGAATTCATCGATTTATGACAGATATAAATAAAATCACTTCAAAAGACATAGCCTACACAACAGCTAAAGCAGCAATTGGATCTATTCCCATTGTTGGTGCTGCCGCATCAGAACTACTTGGACTAATCGTTGCTCCCCCACTTGAAAAGCGAAGAGCAAAATGGATGACTGAAATCGGACAAAAACTAAAGGACCTTGAAGAAGTTAAGCGAATTGATATCCAAAGCCTGACTGAGAACCAACAATTTATTGACACCGTACTTCAAGCGACAAGTTTTGCATTAAAAACAAGTGATGAAGAGAAAATTTTAGCATTTCGAAATGCGATAATAAATACTGCCTTATGC
This genomic window from Bacteroidota bacterium contains:
- a CDS encoding S9 family peptidase, which produces MALFVFSGCNQQPKIVKAPLIPLEDFFKNPEKSSYKISPGGTYFSFKAPYEKRMNIFVQKIGADSAIRLTSETDRDIAGYFWANDNYILYLKDQGGDENFRLYGVNADGSNLTCYTPFEGVRTQIIDDLPEFPDDVIIGMNKRDPQVFDPYRLNVKTGQMKQLAENPGNIQQWIFDHEAKLRAAIAIVDGVNNQVLYRETEKDEFKPILTTSFKETMAPVMFTFDNKNVFALSNLGRDMLAVIVFDIKNGKEVEVLYENPGYDLDGVQYSKKRKVLTYVTYESDKTQRHYFDEESRNMMQNLEKKLAGYEFAVSSETDNEDRFMIRTYSDRSLGTYYVYDKNTDALSKIVDVSPWINENEMSTEFPVQYTSRDGLTINAYLTLPKGYTLENAKNLPTVINPHGGPWARDYWGFNPEVQFLANRGYAVFQMNFRGSTGYGKKFWEAGFKKWGLEMQNDITDGTKWLMDKGIADKSRIAIYGGSYGGYATLMGIVKEPDLYTAAVDYVGVSNLFTFMKTIPPYWKPYLDMFYEMVGNPQADSTQLAATSPVFNADKIKTPLFIAQGANDPRVNKNESDQMVEALKARGIIVEYLVKDNEGHGFQNEENRFDFYRAMEKFLNTNLKMQE
- a CDS encoding MATE family efflux transporter, with protein sequence MKDLTTGNEGKLILNFTVPMLLGNIFQQMYNIINAIVVGKFIGKQALAAVGASFPIIFSLISLAIGIATGATIVIAQYFGAKDLRNVRRTIDTLYIFIFIASIIITILGIALSEPIFKLIKLPEDVLPQAKLYLNIYFTGMIFFFGFNATSAILRGLGDSRTPLYFLVLATITNIIFDLIFVLVFKWGIAGVAISTVISQGGVFIAAILYLNRTHELIRFSIRKMEFDRAIFKKSFNIGFPVGFQQAFVALSMMAMFWIVNPFGTNASAAYSVAVRIDSFASLPAMNLAMALATFVGQNLGANRIDRVKKGFHATILMSAAISLFMTLLITIFRHPLMTLFTSDAQVIEIGETYLLIVSSFYIVFSTMFVVGGVMRGAGDTLIPMFITLFVLWIVRIPVSYWLSRGTGVTGIWWGIPVAWLLGLGLSYSYYLTGRWKTKVIVNRKKYM
- a CDS encoding PorP/SprF family type IX secretion system membrane protein, whose product is MKRLIAFILIMLLVISVQSQDIHFSQFWANPLLLNPAFSGNSGCRIFAGIDYRSQGSSISTPYVTQSAVIDGRIWPSFTRNSWFGLGITFYSDKAGEVELKTTHAMGYFAYTMSFNKRKTFLASLGFGVGRVTKNINPDKFLTPSNTINIINGQPPGPSNILQRASASYTDFNAGVLVNFKLSYGTKVIAGSSLRHINNPVVTFLDNSSSRLDWNWVFHGLALHSLNEIMDINPGFLLSLMASSKEIIVGSNLNYHLMDIKLIGGLWVRISGDIIPLAGIDYNGLIFMCSYDANISRLNPASGFKGGYEFSLVKTFGCSEQRHKRFDPCRNLEYVDTIEK
- a CDS encoding gliding motility-associated C-terminal domain-containing protein — protein: MRRFYCLTFLILLLPLFSLGQADTVMICIGEQATLNSYPPGLFYSWESSTGTMNDTLPSLVVSPAVTTRYIRYTWVPDTTRELITNGNFEAGDTAFTSAYQYRTDDLTSEATYTVSNNPSFFHHDWSPCVDHTSGNGMMMIVNGDSAGYTSVWSETVSNVEPGATYAFSAWLQNVLKYETDPLRWPLLQFSINGSPLGDLMQTTNDNCQWMQFYILWPSGTNTTATISIVNRHLEPKGNDFALDDISFTPLIAIKDTFVVIVNPYPVVNLDPKMVVPYDGSITLDAQNPGANYSWSTGETSQTITINNITQNMTINVTVDQAGCQSSDEIFIGVECTEILVPNVFAPDKPPDNEIKVFGAGIDNLDFMIFNRQGEMVFRTKDQGIGWDGTYKGIDQPMDVYMYYLKAQCLSGGTIEKKGDITLIR